One Chanodichthys erythropterus isolate Z2021 chromosome 10, ASM2448905v1, whole genome shotgun sequence DNA segment encodes these proteins:
- the amigo3 gene encoding amphoterin-induced protein 3, producing the protein MLCAQGVAAPLMLSSFLLQLVRANLPSGCLIASDILSCTNLGLDQVPVELPVMVATLDFNHNHLECLEDGSFAGLPNLDTIRLAHNQLSRLTPGTFRNTSNIRHLDLSSNQLSIIEQHYFQELVGIKELLLYNNRIVRVESKALSGLINLRKAYLSHNRLTDFPFFSIQEHANLITLDLSSNRMPNLPVEDIAALEESVQQGLFLHNNSLICECSMYSMFKQWEHRGFASVKDFREEHTCLLYGEHRASVRFLQHVRFFENCTLKLQAKTESMTADVGNSVKLDCETSLKGKHLTYWWVSPNKEYIAPPGNNNTLRMYANGTLEILAAQVKDSGVYLCMAQNHQESRNETHEVNVTVSSHYPEAESFNTGFTTLLGCVVSLVLVLMYLYLTPCRCWCRKQPLPATPSPANECSAQSSILTPTPPATTEGPGRKVSNNKHVVFLEPIKEAQNGRPRAAPALEHPKLAVTRSDADSVTSVFSDTTIVP; encoded by the coding sequence ATGCTGTGTGCTCAGGGTGTGGCCGCTCCCCTAATGCTGAGCTCTTTTTTGCTGCAGCTAGTCAGAGCCAATCTCCCTTCTGGCTGTCTGATTGCATCTGATATCCTAAGCTGCACCAACCTTGGCCTTGACCAAGTCCCAGTAGAGTTGCCTGTAATGGTGGCAACATTGGACTTCAACCACAATCACTTAGAATGTCTTGAGGATGGTAGCTTTGCTGGCCTTCCCAATCTTGACACCATACGGTTAGCCCACAATCAGCTGAGCAGACTCACTCCTGGAACCTTCCGGAATACAAGTAACATACGCCATCTGGATCTTTCCTCCAATCAACTGAGCATAATTGAGCAGCACTACTTTCAAGAGTTAGTAGGAATCAAGGAATTACTCCTTTACAACAACCGCATAGTTAGGGTAGAGAGCAAAGCCCTGAGCGGTTTGATCAACCTACGCAAAGCCTACCTGAGCCATAACAGACTGACAGACTTCCCTTTCTTTTCCATTCAAGAACATGCCAATTTGATTACCTTGGATCTAAGCTCGAATCGTATGCCCAACCTTCCAGTCGAGGATATTGCAGCTCTAGAGGAATCAGTACAGCAAGGGTTGTTCCTGCACAACAATAGCCTAATTTGTGAGTGCTCCATGTACAGCATGTTTAAACAATGGGAGCATAGAGGCTTTGCCTCAGTGAAAGATTTTCGGGAGGAGCACACCTGCTTGCTTTATGGTGAGCACCGTGCTTCAGTGCGGTTTCTTCAACATGTGCGATTCTTTGAGAATTGCACACTAAAACTTCAAGCGAAGACAGAGAGTATGACAGCAGATGTTGGGAATTCAGTGAAGTTAGATTGTGAAACATCATTAAAGGGAAAGCATCTTACCTACTGGTGGGTATCACCTAATAAGGAATACATTGCTCCCCCTGGTAATAACAATACTCTGCGAATGTATGCAAACGGTACTTTGGAAATCTTGGCAGCTCAAGTGAAGGACTCTGGGGTGTACTTGTGCATGGCTCAAAACCATCAAGAGTCACGCAACGAGACTCATGAAGTTAATGTAACTGTGTCGTCACACTATCCAGAGGCGGAGTCCTTTAACACTGGCTTTACAACCCTGCTGGGCTGTGTTGTCAGCCTGGTTCTGGTCCTAATGTACCTCTACCTGACACCCTGTCGCTGTTGGTGCCGCAAGCAGCCCCTACCAGCGACACCAAGCCCTGCAAATGAATGCAGTGCCCAGTCATCTATCCTGACGCCCACGCCACCTGCCACCACGGAGGGCCCCGGCCGCAAGGTCAGTAACAACAAGCATGTGGTCTTTCTGGAACCCATCAAGGAGGCACAGAATGGGAGGCCGCGGGCAGCACCGGCCCTCGAGCATCCCAAGCTGGCGGTAACACGGAGCGATGCTGACTCTGTCACTTCCGTCTTCTCAGACACCACTATTGTGCCATAG